The following coding sequences lie in one Vibrio casei genomic window:
- a CDS encoding restriction endonuclease subunit S — translation MKSNWCTVKLQEIVLFKTGKLDSNAADEQGDYPFFTCSPVTLAINEYAFDTEAVLLAGNNANGVFSVKYYNGKFNAYQRTYVITPIDKSIVSVRWLYFRIKHVTAELQQMSVGTATKFLTKKILDAYEVQLPPIVEQEKQAQILWNLQNKLDLNTQNNQTLEQMAQAIFKSWFVDFEPVKAKMRGEQPEGMDEATASLFPEKLVSDTGLPEGWKLSEIGDEVAVVGGGTPSKKNDNFWVGGHIHWTSPKDLSGVQDKVLLDTASKLTEAGLKKVSSGLLPVDTVLLSSRAPVGYLALAKVPLAVNQGYIAMKCEKALPPEFVLQWCVHRMDEIKQRASGSTFAEISKKNFKPISVVVPSEDVLNAYQKLVKPLYDAITSNVRQSEQLSTLRDTLLPKLLSGELHLTDPVEVTNV, via the coding sequence ATGAAATCTAACTGGTGTACTGTTAAGTTGCAGGAAATCGTACTATTTAAAACAGGTAAATTAGATTCAAATGCTGCTGATGAACAAGGCGACTATCCGTTTTTTACCTGCTCTCCAGTGACCTTAGCTATCAATGAATATGCGTTTGATACCGAAGCTGTTTTGCTTGCAGGTAATAATGCAAATGGTGTGTTTTCTGTTAAATACTATAACGGAAAATTTAACGCATATCAGCGAACCTATGTGATTACACCAATCGATAAATCTATAGTTAGTGTGAGGTGGCTTTATTTCAGAATTAAGCATGTTACGGCTGAACTTCAACAAATGTCGGTAGGAACGGCAACAAAATTTTTGACTAAGAAAATCCTTGATGCTTATGAAGTACAACTACCGCCTATAGTTGAACAGGAGAAACAAGCGCAAATATTATGGAATTTACAAAATAAACTTGATTTAAACACCCAAAACAACCAAACCCTAGAACAAATGGCACAAGCTATTTTCAAATCATGGTTTGTTGATTTTGAACCCGTCAAAGCTAAAATGCGTGGCGAACAACCCGAAGGAATGGATGAAGCCACTGCCTCGCTTTTTCCAGAAAAGCTGGTTAGCGATACGGGGTTGCCTGAAGGATGGAAGCTATCAGAAATTGGAGATGAGGTCGCAGTTGTTGGTGGAGGTACACCATCTAAGAAGAACGATAATTTCTGGGTTGGTGGGCACATTCATTGGACCTCCCCTAAAGATCTATCGGGTGTTCAAGATAAGGTTCTGTTAGACACTGCCAGCAAGCTAACGGAAGCTGGCTTGAAGAAAGTTAGCTCTGGTTTATTACCTGTTGATACTGTCCTGTTATCCTCGCGTGCTCCAGTAGGTTATCTTGCCCTTGCTAAGGTTCCACTTGCTGTAAACCAAGGTTATATCGCAATGAAATGTGAAAAGGCTCTCCCGCCTGAGTTTGTGCTCCAATGGTGTGTTCACCGCATGGATGAAATCAAACAACGAGCCAGTGGCAGTACATTTGCCGAGATTAGTAAGAAGAATTTCAAGCCAATTTCTGTTGTGGTTCCAAGTGAGGATGTGCTCAATGCTTATCAAAAATTGGTGAAGCCACTCTATGATGCAATTACATCTAATGTCCGCCAAAGTGAACAGCTTTCAACTCTTCGCGATACCTTGCTTCCTAAGTTACTGTCAGGTGAGCTTCATTTAACTGATCCTGTAGAGGTTACAAATGTCTAA
- a CDS encoding synaptonemal complex protein 1: MSNWAEKLNSHPLHDTLDQLLTWVQLDIDGITDDVSEVRRFENVIRRVQHNLKQVDPELVATNELDTFNSALRNANVWNQVSSFHNNGNAAHIRNANNHLTNALASKYWLVSPMEGGPKVEQDQLREIYDDLASKFHDLKDKFESLQNEKSELETVIENRRKEVDQQISQWQQQFSEAQDKRSESYQDWKNNLEKNVSESNKELIDKTESKLERLESDTSMFLSHLSEQSEQKHNRIQELYELASGDSISGGYAQTATGESNQANLWRKISLGFIVVTVIWLLLAFGLYSLGKLHTVDSSLEQSTEIVSDSIRTRSASLDWSRYLLTFTITGVLLFGAGYAGQQSTKHRDEARRTQRFALQVKALDPYISSLPEEEQINIKKSLIEKFFDGVGERSSVDGEIHIPASMTGKLFQAVIDNVKGK, translated from the coding sequence ATGTCTAATTGGGCTGAAAAATTAAATAGTCATCCGTTACACGATACACTCGATCAATTACTAACTTGGGTTCAGCTTGACATAGATGGTATCACTGATGATGTCTCTGAAGTACGGCGTTTCGAAAATGTTATTAGGAGAGTGCAACATAATCTTAAACAGGTAGACCCTGAACTCGTTGCAACCAATGAACTAGACACTTTTAACTCAGCGCTCAGAAATGCAAACGTTTGGAACCAAGTAAGTAGCTTTCACAACAATGGAAATGCGGCTCATATTCGCAATGCCAATAACCATTTAACTAACGCTCTTGCCAGTAAATACTGGTTAGTCTCTCCGATGGAAGGAGGCCCTAAAGTTGAACAAGATCAATTGCGAGAAATCTATGATGATTTAGCTAGTAAGTTTCACGATTTAAAGGATAAGTTTGAAAGTCTACAAAACGAAAAGAGTGAGCTAGAGACAGTTATTGAAAATAGAAGGAAAGAAGTTGATCAACAGATATCACAGTGGCAACAACAATTTTCTGAAGCACAGGATAAACGTTCAGAGAGCTATCAAGACTGGAAGAATAATTTAGAAAAGAATGTCAGTGAATCAAATAAAGAGCTAATTGATAAAACAGAATCAAAACTTGAGAGGTTAGAATCAGATACGAGCATGTTTTTGTCACATTTATCCGAGCAATCTGAGCAAAAGCACAATCGGATACAGGAGTTATATGAATTGGCTTCTGGAGATAGTATTTCTGGCGGGTATGCTCAAACGGCTACAGGGGAGTCAAATCAAGCGAATCTATGGAGAAAAATATCGTTAGGTTTCATAGTAGTGACCGTCATCTGGCTATTGTTAGCATTTGGACTGTATTCCCTAGGAAAATTACATACAGTCGATAGTTCGCTAGAGCAATCTACTGAAATTGTATCTGATAGCATCAGAACAAGAAGCGCATCCTTAGATTGGTCTAGATACTTACTTACATTTACAATAACGGGCGTTCTTTTGTTTGGAGCTGGCTATGCAGGTCAACAATCTACAAAGCACCGTGATGAAGCTCGCCGAACACAGCGTTTTGCATTGCAAGTAAAAGCTTTAGATCCTTATATTAGTTCTCTGCCAGAAGAAGAACAGATAAATATCAAAAAGTCCCTTATAGAGAAATTCTTCGATGGAGTTGGAGAGCGATCGTCTGTGGATGGTGAAATCCACATACCAGCCAGTATGACTGGAAAGCTTTTTCAGGCCGTTATCGATAATGTGAAAGGGAAATAA
- a CDS encoding NERD domain-containing protein/DEAD/DEAH box helicase has product MSFHAYRATPFEFTHENKVFNKLYDLLQAVWEDREEPLHLIGNVYVAGRPVDALIIKSHAVVVIDFKDYGGDVSFSENGSWYANGVIVKGGGSTNPYQQIRNNKFTLLNYLQESVVFQSEPQLGHIAGLCLFHQDIRFDDKQIPTGISRWFHVSDMSHVVRTIDAITSTAIDLSGSEIEKIITSLDIPSFNPDGNTPIINAIPQSATDTEKRVRLTPTQQRAIDSATSWLTSTQNTVLSIIGAKNSGKKTVLKIIKDLLSEQGKSPLFLSPNARIANKYKALGFSDVQSIYSWLYASRPSRLEKDKACYDVSLTIPDATREVLIFLDAHLLGDDKFETETTRYGTGYLLQDMLTALIENNAALPKMLLVGDPFQLTRGSIQRSLLIGEVFKDKNIMFSTCELNEQVSSDELSRFQLPLISALSNNTFSRLPDVSGQNVAEVVVGKHTDEIGRALVAWPKRTVFLCAKNVDAFKVNRGIRRKFLMTEDMSILVVGDVVDVHNRAAGINDDFTDTTWINSGTFGQVVNVDPEIETKTILLKGRKAGTVLHFATATIHFEGAGNVRVRYIPEYLSAETPDLTPDQLVALNIFAREEATAKLKNQKRILDEAKNHSTDQEYRLKQEEYQKLLAYSIMNSPYFNAARLRFAYALTVHRAQGYIGWEQVYADASCCHDNANHSSDSYFRWLYTVTCCSTANIGLLHYPTLNPISNASWQLTPKKISPIVVKPRFYFDPEQSASDKLPVGFDVSNTLFPKIYLTISRLLKGSEWRISDVIQGRPYQQVYELEKNDGSSATVQFSYNKKDETTIQSVRLKPESIDYQTVVSMLSTQPNYQNESIESAANELIQYLSSKGWSTVLVEEKTQYKAFLTFVGVNGHIKLDLNVSGKGLVSSIKVEHVDSEIVLNQFREGLNYVN; this is encoded by the coding sequence ATGAGTTTTCATGCTTACAGAGCTACTCCCTTTGAATTCACACATGAGAACAAAGTGTTCAATAAGCTCTATGATCTCTTGCAGGCAGTATGGGAAGATAGAGAAGAACCGTTGCATCTAATTGGTAATGTGTATGTAGCTGGGCGTCCGGTGGATGCCCTTATCATAAAATCCCATGCTGTTGTCGTTATCGATTTTAAAGATTACGGTGGTGATGTTTCATTCAGTGAAAATGGCAGTTGGTATGCGAACGGTGTGATAGTGAAAGGTGGTGGCAGCACTAACCCCTATCAGCAAATTCGCAACAACAAGTTTACTCTACTGAACTACCTGCAAGAGAGCGTGGTATTTCAATCAGAGCCGCAGCTTGGGCATATCGCTGGTCTGTGCCTGTTCCATCAGGATATTCGTTTTGATGATAAGCAGATTCCAACAGGTATAAGCCGCTGGTTTCATGTCTCGGATATGAGCCATGTAGTAAGAACCATTGATGCTATCACTAGCACCGCAATTGACTTATCTGGCTCTGAAATAGAGAAAATTATAACGAGTTTAGATATACCATCGTTTAATCCTGATGGTAACACACCTATCATTAATGCTATCCCCCAGAGTGCAACAGATACTGAGAAGCGTGTACGATTAACTCCAACCCAGCAACGAGCTATCGATAGCGCTACCTCTTGGCTTACTAGCACTCAAAATACGGTATTGTCAATTATTGGAGCGAAAAATAGTGGTAAGAAGACAGTACTCAAGATAATTAAAGATTTACTTTCTGAACAAGGAAAAAGCCCACTATTCCTTAGCCCTAATGCTCGTATCGCGAATAAATACAAAGCACTAGGTTTTTCTGATGTGCAATCTATTTATTCTTGGTTATACGCAAGCCGACCAAGTAGGCTTGAGAAAGATAAAGCTTGCTACGATGTTTCTTTGACAATACCGGATGCAACTCGGGAAGTACTCATATTTCTAGATGCACACTTGTTGGGTGATGATAAGTTTGAAACAGAAACAACACGGTACGGTACGGGTTACCTACTACAAGATATGTTGACAGCATTGATTGAAAACAACGCAGCCTTGCCGAAGATGCTATTGGTTGGTGACCCATTCCAATTAACACGAGGAAGTATTCAACGAAGCTTGCTCATTGGCGAAGTTTTTAAAGACAAGAACATCATGTTTTCAACTTGTGAGTTGAATGAACAAGTAAGCTCTGATGAGCTTTCACGATTCCAACTACCACTCATTTCTGCACTGTCAAATAACACATTTAGTCGCTTGCCGGATGTTAGTGGGCAAAATGTTGCAGAGGTGGTTGTAGGTAAGCATACTGATGAAATTGGTCGTGCTCTCGTGGCGTGGCCAAAACGGACTGTATTCTTATGTGCCAAAAACGTTGATGCCTTTAAGGTAAACAGAGGTATTCGCAGAAAGTTCTTGATGACTGAAGATATGTCAATTCTAGTTGTTGGGGATGTTGTTGATGTCCACAATAGGGCTGCTGGTATCAATGATGATTTTACTGATACCACATGGATAAACTCTGGTACTTTTGGGCAGGTTGTCAATGTTGATCCGGAAATAGAAACGAAAACCATCCTACTAAAAGGAAGAAAAGCAGGGACTGTATTACATTTTGCAACAGCAACTATTCATTTTGAAGGAGCTGGAAATGTCAGGGTTCGTTACATTCCTGAATACCTTTCTGCTGAAACTCCAGACCTGACACCTGACCAGCTTGTCGCCCTTAATATTTTTGCTCGCGAAGAAGCTACTGCAAAGCTTAAAAATCAGAAACGAATACTAGATGAAGCTAAAAATCACTCCACAGATCAAGAATATCGCTTGAAACAGGAGGAGTACCAAAAGCTGCTAGCATACTCGATCATGAACAGCCCCTACTTCAATGCTGCTAGACTACGGTTTGCATATGCCCTCACTGTGCATCGCGCTCAAGGCTATATAGGGTGGGAACAGGTATACGCTGATGCCTCATGTTGTCATGATAATGCTAACCATTCATCAGATAGTTATTTTCGTTGGCTGTATACAGTTACTTGCTGCTCAACAGCAAACATAGGGTTACTGCATTACCCGACTTTAAACCCAATTTCGAATGCAAGTTGGCAGCTAACTCCGAAAAAAATTAGTCCAATTGTAGTCAAGCCTCGCTTCTATTTTGACCCTGAGCAATCAGCTAGCGATAAATTGCCTGTAGGCTTTGATGTTTCTAATACTTTGTTCCCAAAGATCTACCTGACTATTAGTCGACTACTTAAAGGTAGTGAATGGCGTATTAGCGATGTAATTCAAGGTCGCCCCTATCAACAAGTTTATGAGCTTGAGAAAAATGACGGTTCATCCGCTACCGTTCAATTCAGCTACAACAAAAAAGATGAAACCACCATTCAATCGGTGAGGTTAAAGCCGGAGTCTATTGATTATCAAACTGTAGTGTCAATGTTATCTACACAGCCAAACTATCAAAACGAATCCATTGAATCTGCTGCAAACGAATTAATCCAATATCTGAGTAGCAAAGGGTGGAGCACTGTTTTGGTTGAGGAAAAAACACAGTACAAAGCTTTTTTGACTTTCGTTGGTGTTAATGGACACATTAAACTGGACTTAAATGTTAGCGGTAAAGGACTGGTATCGTCGATCAAAGTTGAACATGTGGACAGTGAAATAGTTCTAAACCAATTTAGGGAGGGTTTAAATTATGTCAACTGA
- a CDS encoding tetratricopeptide repeat protein, producing MSTEQPFRIVGNLRKSGQLQEAWSYGFSALEQSPQDSYLKGALFWVCYEFIKQQQEKIAKRGASSNNYRPSDFEFDKIESLLQTIVNFEIPAGGLEHKMLLVQFKKNLEWFPTLIHLVLRQKAALFDDDAKKPFQAEKGEAPSLMLSTARQVASAWLRAREPWQLDLNQVMEFIHLTRQQASDVKHMIWLDYDQAKCLIVAGQYEQARSLILPILRKKQKEAWAWGALAATYQKQNRDLAMKFFAKGIVSAHDVTFSLKLFQGIIPLLLGNQRHVEASMCLKTALSAYQAHGRKIKPELEQLSLQPWYDSSVDEKQLNPFLNSISRDAQDYIYGPTKKVIAIIENIHRSGKGFHAYVTRTYSTSVRLGLHKSKENPKVGDYVELTLREENGQKDVVSSLSCGPKTSSDISEVKGRVNITPKGFGFVEDTYIPRNLVADMQNDTLVTVTRVMSWDKTKSKYSWKAIKLKHEA from the coding sequence ATGTCAACTGAACAACCTTTCCGGATCGTCGGTAACCTACGTAAATCAGGCCAACTCCAAGAGGCTTGGAGTTACGGTTTTTCCGCATTAGAACAATCCCCACAAGATTCATATTTGAAAGGAGCCTTGTTTTGGGTCTGCTATGAATTTATCAAGCAACAGCAAGAGAAGATCGCCAAGCGTGGAGCGTCTTCAAACAACTATCGTCCTAGCGATTTTGAGTTTGATAAAATAGAAAGCCTACTGCAAACAATAGTTAATTTTGAGATCCCAGCAGGTGGCTTAGAACACAAAATGTTGCTGGTTCAGTTTAAAAAGAACCTTGAGTGGTTTCCGACACTGATTCATCTTGTTCTTCGCCAGAAAGCTGCCTTGTTCGATGATGACGCTAAAAAACCATTTCAAGCTGAAAAGGGTGAAGCACCAAGCTTAATGCTTTCAACGGCACGGCAAGTTGCTAGTGCATGGCTTAGAGCTCGGGAACCTTGGCAGTTAGATTTGAATCAAGTGATGGAATTCATCCACCTAACGCGCCAACAAGCATCTGATGTCAAACATATGATTTGGTTGGATTATGATCAGGCAAAATGTCTCATAGTTGCAGGTCAGTATGAGCAAGCGCGTTCACTTATTTTGCCAATTCTGCGAAAGAAGCAAAAGGAAGCATGGGCTTGGGGGGCTCTGGCCGCGACTTATCAAAAACAAAATCGTGACTTGGCAATGAAATTTTTTGCTAAAGGCATCGTGTCTGCGCATGACGTTACTTTTAGCCTGAAGCTTTTTCAGGGGATTATTCCTTTGTTGCTCGGTAATCAACGGCATGTTGAAGCCTCCATGTGCCTGAAAACTGCTCTTTCGGCATACCAAGCCCATGGCAGGAAGATAAAACCTGAGCTAGAACAACTATCTTTGCAACCTTGGTATGACTCTAGTGTTGATGAGAAGCAACTTAATCCTTTTTTAAATTCTATATCTAGAGATGCTCAAGATTACATTTACGGACCGACGAAGAAAGTTATCGCTATCATTGAAAACATCCACCGTTCTGGAAAAGGCTTCCATGCTTATGTTACTAGAACATACTCGACTTCTGTTCGTCTCGGGCTTCATAAAAGCAAAGAGAATCCGAAAGTTGGTGATTATGTAGAATTGACTCTTCGTGAAGAGAATGGTCAAAAGGATGTAGTGTCGTCACTTAGTTGTGGACCTAAGACATCTTCAGATATTTCTGAAGTCAAAGGGAGAGTAAATATCACCCCTAAAGGCTTTGGGTTTGTAGAGGATACCTACATACCGAGAAATCTGGTCGCAGATATGCAGAACGATACTCTTGTGACAGTAACAAGAGTAATGTCATGGGACAAAACTAAATCCAAATACAGTTGGAAGGCAATAAAATTAAAGCATGAAGCCTAA
- a CDS encoding type I restriction endonuclease subunit R, with protein sequence MKITEDQLEQLCLDWFKEQNYTYLNGYDIAPDGISPERDDYHQVVLKQRLQKQLAILNPNLPEECLVEVANTVSTHDTPVLIKSNRSFHKYLIEGVPVEYTVYEAGETKTKHTHVQLMDFTNPDNNEFLVVNQFTIAGIKGNRRPDVVVFINGLPIAVIELKNPADEHADIWNAYNQLQTYKDEISDLFVFNEALIVSDGWTARVGSLTANKERFMPWKTVTNEDDKPLLEFQLETMVRGFFKPDLLLDYIRYFVLFENDNDKIIKKIAGYHQFHAVRAAVEATVKAKQADEALLDDRMVADNVIPYQVSTTKGLDKIKPGSGKAGVVWHTQGSGKSISMVCYASKLLQQPSMNNPTIVVVTDRNDLDGQLYNTFGMAQETLKQIPQQADDRDALRELLLNRQSGGIIFTTIQKFALIADETAHPVLSTRANIVVVSDEAHRSQYGNKSKLVEVKDEKGEVKSHKYVFGYSKYMRDALPNASFIGFTGTPIAMDDKDTRGVFGEYVSVYDIQDAVDDGATVPIYYESRLAKLDINQDKIEILNDEVEEEIGEDEETESREKIKSQWAALEKLVGAEPRLQQIAKDLVEHFTTRTETFPGKAMVVAMSREICVDLYNAIVAIKPEWHHDDTDKGAIKIVMTGSASDKEKMQPHIHDKKTKKLFEKRYKDTDDELKLVIVRDMWLTGFDAPCCHTMYIDKPMKGHNLMQAIARVNRVFKDKPGGLVVDYIGIANELKNALKTYTNSQGKGQPTVDTAEAFAVLMEKIDIVRGMFATPVDGKVFDYRPDFETQALRLLPGAVNHISGLSTSMSQASKSEDRDGKRRFLDVMAALSKAYSLCNTMDETQGYKNEIAFYSAIKAAFMKHSTVDKKRTDEERNSALKQILDNAVVADGVDDIFTMVGLDKPNIGLLSEEFLEDVKNMKEKNLAVELLEKLLRDEVKARMKNDVVQEKKYSERIMESLRKYHNRSIETAQVIEELIQWAKDMQEDADMLNKLNLSVDEIAFYRALVENESSVRELGNENLRQLAIELTQQLRKSATVDWQKRESVRARMRNLVRRLLRKWKYPPDDTDEAIKLILEQAEVLADGWYAA encoded by the coding sequence ATGAAGATCACGGAAGACCAACTAGAACAGCTTTGCCTCGATTGGTTTAAAGAACAAAATTATACCTATCTGAATGGTTATGATATTGCCCCAGATGGTATCTCGCCTGAGCGTGACGACTATCATCAAGTGGTGTTAAAGCAACGTCTGCAAAAACAACTTGCCATCTTAAATCCTAATTTACCGGAAGAATGCCTTGTTGAGGTGGCGAATACGGTTTCAACGCATGATACGCCTGTATTGATTAAAAGTAACCGCAGCTTTCATAAATATCTTATCGAAGGCGTACCGGTGGAATATACGGTCTATGAAGCGGGTGAAACCAAAACCAAACATACACATGTTCAGTTAATGGATTTTACTAATCCCGATAACAATGAATTTTTGGTGGTGAATCAATTCACGATTGCTGGCATCAAAGGCAATCGACGCCCTGATGTGGTGGTGTTTATCAATGGTTTGCCGATTGCTGTCATTGAGCTTAAAAACCCAGCCGATGAACATGCGGATATTTGGAATGCCTATAACCAACTGCAAACCTACAAAGATGAAATCTCAGACTTATTTGTTTTCAATGAAGCATTAATTGTCAGTGATGGTTGGACGGCGCGTGTTGGTTCATTAACGGCCAATAAAGAACGTTTCATGCCATGGAAAACGGTCACTAATGAAGATGATAAACCGTTATTAGAATTCCAACTAGAAACTATGGTTCGCGGTTTCTTTAAGCCGGATTTATTGCTCGATTACATTCGATACTTTGTGTTGTTTGAAAACGATAATGACAAAATCATTAAGAAAATAGCCGGTTATCACCAATTCCATGCAGTACGAGCGGCAGTTGAAGCCACGGTTAAAGCCAAGCAAGCAGATGAAGCCTTGTTAGATGATCGCATGGTGGCGGATAACGTGATCCCATATCAAGTGAGCACAACCAAAGGCTTAGATAAAATCAAACCCGGCAGTGGTAAAGCCGGGGTGGTTTGGCATACCCAAGGCAGTGGCAAAAGTATTTCCATGGTGTGTTATGCCAGCAAACTTTTACAACAGCCAAGCATGAATAACCCAACCATAGTGGTGGTGACCGACCGTAATGATCTTGATGGTCAGCTGTATAACACCTTCGGCATGGCGCAAGAAACACTGAAACAAATCCCGCAACAAGCCGATGATCGTGATGCCCTGCGTGAGTTATTACTTAACCGCCAATCCGGTGGCATTATCTTCACCACGATTCAAAAATTTGCCTTGATTGCTGATGAAACGGCGCATCCAGTTTTATCGACTCGCGCCAATATTGTGGTGGTGTCTGATGAAGCGCACCGCAGCCAATACGGAAATAAATCCAAACTGGTTGAAGTCAAAGATGAAAAGGGAGAAGTGAAGTCGCATAAATATGTGTTCGGTTATTCTAAATACATGCGCGATGCCTTGCCTAATGCGTCTTTTATTGGCTTTACCGGTACGCCAATTGCCATGGACGATAAAGATACTCGTGGTGTCTTTGGTGAATATGTCTCGGTTTATGATATTCAAGATGCGGTGGATGATGGTGCAACAGTGCCGATTTATTATGAATCTCGCCTTGCGAAACTCGATATCAATCAAGACAAAATCGAAATCTTGAACGATGAAGTTGAAGAAGAAATTGGTGAAGACGAAGAAACCGAAAGCCGTGAGAAAATAAAATCACAATGGGCAGCGTTAGAGAAATTGGTGGGTGCTGAGCCACGACTTCAACAGATTGCTAAAGACTTGGTTGAACACTTCACAACACGTACCGAAACCTTCCCGGGTAAAGCCATGGTAGTGGCAATGAGCCGTGAGATTTGTGTTGATTTATACAATGCGATTGTAGCGATCAAACCGGAATGGCATCACGATGATACCGATAAAGGTGCGATTAAAATCGTGATGACGGGCAGTGCTTCTGATAAAGAAAAAATGCAACCTCATATTCATGATAAAAAGACCAAGAAGCTCTTTGAAAAACGTTACAAAGATACTGATGATGAACTCAAATTGGTGATAGTGCGTGACATGTGGCTGACCGGTTTTGATGCGCCGTGTTGTCATACCATGTACATCGATAAACCCATGAAAGGGCATAACCTAATGCAGGCCATTGCGCGTGTGAATCGGGTGTTTAAAGACAAGCCCGGCGGTTTAGTTGTGGATTATATTGGTATCGCCAATGAGCTGAAAAATGCCCTGAAAACCTACACCAATAGCCAAGGTAAAGGGCAGCCTACAGTCGATACGGCGGAAGCCTTTGCGGTGTTGATGGAAAAAATCGACATCGTTCGTGGCATGTTCGCAACTCCTGTTGATGGCAAGGTATTTGACTATCGCCCTGATTTTGAAACTCAAGCTCTGCGTTTATTGCCGGGTGCGGTGAACCATATATCAGGTTTATCTACCTCGATGTCACAAGCCTCTAAAAGTGAAGACCGTGATGGTAAGCGCCGTTTCTTAGATGTGATGGCCGCTTTAAGTAAGGCGTATTCTTTATGTAATACCATGGATGAAACCCAAGGCTACAAGAATGAGATTGCCTTTTATTCTGCCATTAAAGCGGCCTTTATGAAGCATTCTACGGTCGATAAAAAGCGTACTGACGAAGAGCGTAATTCTGCTTTAAAACAGATTTTAGATAACGCAGTAGTGGCTGATGGTGTCGATGATATTTTTACCATGGTTGGGTTAGATAAGCCGAATATTGGCTTGCTTTCAGAAGAGTTCTTAGAAGATGTTAAGAACATGAAAGAGAAAAATCTTGCGGTAGAATTGCTCGAAAAACTGCTACGTGATGAAGTGAAAGCGCGGATGAAAAATGATGTGGTTCAGGAGAAAAAGTACTCTGAGCGCATTATGGAATCCTTACGTAAATATCATAACCGTAGCATTGAAACCGCTCAAGTGATCGAAGAGCTGATCCAGTGGGCGAAAGATATGCAAGAAGATGCGGATATGTTGAATAAGCTGAATTTGTCGGTTGATGAAATCGCTTTTTATCGCGCCTTGGTAGAAAACGAGTCATCCGTTCGTGAGCTAGGGAATGAAAATTTGCGTCAACTCGCCATTGAATTGACTCAACAGTTACGTAAATCAGCGACGGTAGATTGGCAGAAACGTGAAAGCGTTCGTGCTCGTATGCGTAACCTAGTTCGCCGATTATTACGTAAATGGAAATACCCGCCAGATGATACAGATGAAGCGATTAAGCTTATTTTAGAGCAAGCAGAAGTGTTGGCTGATGGTTGGTATGCGGCTTGA
- a CDS encoding GNAT family N-acetyltransferase, with translation MEHAKNFIYQRLKKSDSIIFLALSDADIPIGFVQLYPSFSSVAMKRMWYLNDLFVDESGRNQGVARGLLRKVKNYAIETNAVTVKLATAIDNATAQNLYESEGYLKVTAFDHYTQKVVQE, from the coding sequence ATGGAGCATGCAAAAAACTTCATATATCAACGTTTAAAAAAATCAGATTCAATCATCTTTTTAGCATTAAGTGATGCAGATATACCAATTGGATTCGTTCAGCTTTACCCGTCATTTTCTTCTGTTGCAATGAAGCGAATGTGGTATCTGAATGACTTGTTTGTCGATGAGTCAGGCCGAAATCAAGGTGTAGCTAGAGGTTTGTTACGTAAGGTCAAAAATTATGCTATTGAGACAAATGCCGTTACTGTGAAATTGGCAACAGCAATTGATAATGCAACCGCCCAGAATCTATATGAATCTGAGGGGTACCTAAAAGTAACCGCTTTTGATCATTACACGCAAAAAGTAGTTCAAGAATGA
- a CDS encoding GNAT family N-acetyltransferase has translation MKARKAKEHELDLIYSMGFDAWSSGLSLEEYLVGCRKSKKYSAGTWYVLVEKDEIVSSLIVYNSMFNLKEDCFGIGSVATFRELRHKGYASRLINLVKSELFDSLNCKALYLHSDIDRKFYSRLGFVSIQGSDCMIYSNGQVDFEGSLPTYF, from the coding sequence ATGAAGGCAAGGAAAGCAAAAGAGCATGAGTTAGATTTAATTTATTCAATGGGCTTTGATGCTTGGAGTTCTGGTCTTTCGTTGGAAGAGTATTTAGTTGGTTGTCGTAAAAGTAAAAAATACTCAGCTGGCACTTGGTATGTGTTGGTCGAAAAAGATGAAATCGTATCGTCGCTTATTGTATATAACAGTATGTTTAATCTTAAAGAGGATTGCTTTGGTATTGGTTCCGTAGCGACCTTTCGAGAGCTACGGCACAAAGGCTATGCATCTCGGCTGATTAATCTAGTAAAATCAGAGTTATTTGATAGCCTCAACTGCAAGGCTTTATATCTGCATAGCGACATTGACCGAAAGTTCTACAGTAGGCTCGGTTTTGTCAGTATTCAGGGCTCTGACTGCATGATCTACTCAAATGGCCAAGTAGATTTTGAAGGTTCATTGCCAACATATTTTTAG